The following coding sequences are from one Desulfonatronum thioautotrophicum window:
- a CDS encoding PAS domain-containing sensor histidine kinase: MDPDFEARKQLLRKQAEARLARTTRPVDTLSVEEIKALIHDYQVHQIELELQNEELRQTQADLEESRVRYFELYDLAPVGYVTISESGLILEANLAASILLGMDRSALLKQPISRFIHKEDQDIYYLHRKKRFETGEPQECELRLVRLDGAVFWAHLAAAVARDTDGAPVCRVVINDITERKRASEILIQVQEEQFGNVFHESPIGIAVYTAQGMMRSMNKAFQAIYGIRDDRPIKGVSLYDDPYLSINARRSLLTGSTVREEVTFDCTHVVARKAYGTTKTGMLYLDVQITPFGLGSEGTVTGYMVQVQDISARKQAEEGQRVLSRQLILAHEDERRMISRELHDGVGQDLVTVKIGLDELGQRYPDASPGILEKIAAFSRLTGKAITDIRDLAYEQHPLGLEHFGFTQTIVQHVREFSDNTGIDLDLSLAGLDDLALGGDMDINLYRLIQEALRNIQKHAQAKHASIKVLKSFSNIILRIEDDGIGFVPVQRIASATREKRMGLRSMQERVKLLGGTMHIRSQPGKGTKVLVELPTEKEDA; this comes from the coding sequence ATGGATCCTGATTTTGAAGCCAGAAAACAGCTTTTGCGAAAGCAGGCTGAAGCACGATTGGCCAGAACGACACGGCCGGTAGACACTCTTTCCGTGGAGGAGATCAAGGCCCTGATCCACGACTACCAGGTTCATCAGATCGAGCTGGAGTTGCAGAACGAGGAGCTTCGCCAGACCCAGGCAGATCTGGAGGAAAGCCGGGTGCGCTATTTCGAACTCTACGACCTGGCCCCGGTGGGCTACGTCACCATCTCCGAGTCGGGACTGATCCTGGAGGCCAATCTTGCCGCCTCGATCCTGCTGGGCATGGATCGAAGCGCCCTGCTCAAGCAGCCGATCTCCCGCTTCATCCACAAGGAGGACCAGGATATCTACTACCTGCATCGCAAAAAACGCTTTGAGACGGGCGAACCTCAGGAATGCGAGCTGCGGCTGGTCAGATTGGACGGCGCGGTCTTCTGGGCGCACCTGGCCGCCGCCGTGGCGCGGGATACCGACGGCGCTCCGGTCTGCCGGGTCGTCATCAATGATATTACCGAGCGCAAGCGAGCCAGCGAAATATTGATCCAGGTGCAGGAGGAACAGTTCGGGAACGTTTTCCATGAATCGCCCATCGGCATTGCGGTGTATACCGCCCAGGGCATGATGCGCTCGATGAACAAGGCCTTTCAGGCAATCTACGGAATACGTGATGATCGTCCAATCAAGGGCGTATCGCTTTACGACGATCCATATCTGAGCATAAATGCAAGGCGGAGTCTGCTGACAGGCAGCACGGTCAGAGAGGAAGTGACCTTTGATTGCACCCACGTCGTGGCTCGTAAAGCGTATGGGACAACAAAGACCGGGATGTTGTATCTGGATGTGCAGATCACCCCGTTCGGTTTGGGTTCGGAGGGGACCGTGACCGGGTATATGGTCCAGGTTCAGGACATTTCGGCCCGCAAGCAGGCCGAGGAGGGCCAGCGTGTGCTTTCAAGGCAGCTCATCCTGGCCCATGAAGACGAGCGTCGCATGATCTCCCGAGAACTGCATGACGGTGTGGGGCAGGATCTTGTGACGGTGAAGATTGGCCTGGACGAGCTGGGTCAGAGATATCCGGATGCCAGCCCGGGGATTCTGGAGAAGATCGCGGCCTTTTCCCGGCTTACCGGCAAGGCCATCACGGACATCCGGGATCTGGCCTATGAACAGCACCCTTTGGGGCTGGAGCATTTCGGATTCACGCAAACCATTGTGCAACACGTCAGGGAGTTCAGTGATAATACCGGCATTGACCTGGATCTCAGCCTTGCGGGCCTTGACGACCTGGCCCTGGGTGGCGATATGGATATCAATCTGTATCGTCTGATCCAGGAGGCCCTGCGCAATATCCAGAAGCACGCCCAGGCCAAGCATGCTTCCATCAAGGTTTTGAAATCCTTTTCAAATATCATCCTGCGGATCGAAGACGACGGCATCGGCTTTGTTCCGGTTCAACGAATTGCCAGTGCTACCAGGGAAAAGCGCATGGGCCTGCGCAGCATGCAGGAACGGGTCAAGTTGCTCGGAGGAACGATGCACATCCGTTCACAGCCGGGAAAGGGCACGAAAGTCCTGGTCGAACTCCCCACAGAAAAGGAAGACGCATGA
- a CDS encoding sodium:solute symporter family protein: protein MSILAWTYIMVFITFGLYLGIAWRCRVQDTKGFYVAGAGVPPLANGLATAADWMSAASFISMAGMISFLGYTGAVYLMGWTGGYVLLALLLAPYLRKFGKFTVPDFVGDRYYSSTARLVALICAIFVSITYVVGQMRGVGIVFSRFLEVDVNTGVFIGMAIVFFYAALGGMKGITWTQVAQYCVLITAFVITAVSLSIKVTGNPIPQLGFGSTIAEGQYAGQYLLTALDNIATDLGFREYTSAFGPGNMNMLSVFCITMALMVGTAGLPHVIIRFYTVPSVKAARISAGYALLFIAILYTTAPAVAAFARYNIIDSLNEQPYAEAPSWFTNWEQTGLVAWVDKNDDGIMQFRAGAPFSGIPRFTGETGEHGQRLVANEPTDNANELYIDRDIIVLANPEIANLPNWVIALVAAGGLAAALSTASGLLIVISSSVSHDLYYRMINRQATEKQRMLVSRIMIGVAVIIAGYFGINPPGFVAQIVAFAFGLAASSFFPVIILGIFSKRMNKEGAIAGMTAGIGFTMFYIIQTRFFGVDPWFLGITAEGIGTVGMVLNFLVAFVVSSMTKAPPQEIQDLVESIRSPRGAGAAVDH, encoded by the coding sequence ATGTCGATCTTAGCCTGGACCTATATCATGGTCTTCATAACTTTCGGGTTGTATTTAGGTATTGCCTGGCGTTGCCGCGTGCAGGACACCAAGGGTTTTTACGTGGCCGGCGCGGGGGTGCCGCCCCTGGCCAACGGCCTGGCCACGGCCGCGGACTGGATGAGCGCGGCCTCGTTCATTTCCATGGCCGGAATGATTTCTTTTCTGGGATACACCGGTGCCGTGTACCTGATGGGCTGGACCGGCGGCTACGTGCTCTTGGCTTTGCTCCTGGCCCCGTATTTGCGCAAGTTCGGGAAGTTCACCGTGCCGGATTTTGTGGGTGATCGCTACTATTCCAGCACGGCCCGGTTGGTGGCCCTGATCTGCGCCATCTTTGTCTCCATCACCTACGTGGTCGGCCAGATGCGCGGCGTGGGCATCGTGTTCAGCCGTTTTCTGGAAGTTGACGTGAACACCGGGGTGTTCATCGGCATGGCCATCGTCTTTTTCTATGCGGCCCTGGGCGGGATGAAAGGCATCACCTGGACCCAGGTGGCCCAGTACTGCGTCTTGATCACGGCCTTCGTGATCACCGCCGTGTCCTTGTCGATCAAAGTCACGGGCAACCCCATTCCGCAGCTGGGCTTTGGCTCGACCATTGCCGAGGGCCAGTATGCCGGCCAGTACCTGCTCACGGCCCTGGACAATATCGCCACGGACCTGGGGTTTCGGGAATATACCTCGGCTTTTGGGCCGGGAAACATGAACATGCTCTCGGTCTTTTGCATCACCATGGCCCTGATGGTCGGCACGGCAGGGCTGCCCCACGTGATCATCCGCTTTTACACCGTGCCCAGCGTGAAGGCCGCTCGGATCAGCGCGGGCTACGCCCTGCTGTTCATCGCCATCCTGTATACCACCGCCCCGGCCGTGGCCGCCTTTGCCCGGTACAACATCATCGACAGCCTGAATGAGCAACCCTATGCCGAGGCTCCGAGCTGGTTCACCAACTGGGAGCAGACCGGACTGGTGGCCTGGGTGGACAAAAATGATGACGGAATCATGCAGTTTCGGGCCGGAGCGCCTTTTTCCGGTATTCCACGGTTCACCGGAGAGACCGGGGAGCACGGGCAGCGACTGGTGGCCAACGAGCCAACGGATAACGCCAACGAGCTGTATATCGACCGAGACATTATCGTGCTGGCCAATCCGGAAATCGCCAACCTGCCGAACTGGGTCATCGCCCTGGTGGCAGCCGGAGGTCTGGCCGCGGCCTTGTCCACGGCCTCCGGCCTGCTCATCGTCATTTCATCCTCGGTGTCCCATGACCTCTACTACCGGATGATCAACCGTCAGGCCACGGAAAAGCAACGGATGCTGGTCAGCCGGATCATGATCGGCGTGGCTGTGATCATCGCCGGGTACTTCGGGATAAATCCACCAGGGTTCGTGGCCCAGATCGTGGCCTTCGCCTTTGGCTTGGCCGCCTCGTCCTTCTTCCCGGTGATCATCCTGGGCATCTTCTCCAAGCGGATGAACAAGGAAGGGGCCATTGCCGGGATGACCGCGGGTATCGGGTTCACCATGTTCTACATCATCCAGACCCGCTTCTTCGGCGTGGACCCCTGGTTCCTTGGGATCACCGCCGAAGGTATCGGCACCGTGGGCATGGTCCTGAACTTCCTCGTGGCCTTTGTGGTTTCCTCCATGACCAAAGCCCCACCCCAGGAAATCCAGGATCTCGTGGAATCCATCCGCTCCCCGCGCGGGGCCGGTGCGGCCGTGGATCATTAG
- a CDS encoding response regulator, with protein MTPKKTVLIVDDHPLYRIGLKAIIAQSPTFQVAGEAGDAEEGLQLAKALRPDLALVDISLPGQNGIDLVRSMKRALLGTRILVVSMHSRIDYITEAFQAGALGYMVKESAGEGLLKALEAVANGDFFLDSTVSREVVLGIVKTPDAQAVIVDVAYESLTHREQEILRLLAKGQTAKEVANSLSISPKTVENHRINIMRKLELQRPMDLIRYAVRIGLIDVDQWKD; from the coding sequence ATGACTCCAAAAAAAACTGTCCTGATCGTCGATGACCATCCTCTCTACAGGATAGGTCTGAAGGCGATTATCGCCCAAAGCCCGACATTCCAGGTGGCGGGAGAAGCCGGTGACGCGGAGGAGGGGCTTCAACTTGCCAAGGCGTTGCGGCCCGATCTTGCCCTGGTGGACATTTCCCTGCCCGGGCAAAACGGCATCGATCTGGTCCGGAGCATGAAACGCGCTCTGCTCGGGACGCGAATCCTGGTCGTCAGCATGCATTCCAGAATAGACTACATAACCGAAGCCTTCCAGGCCGGAGCCCTGGGATACATGGTCAAGGAATCCGCCGGTGAAGGGTTGCTGAAAGCGCTTGAAGCCGTGGCCAACGGTGATTTTTTTCTGGACAGCACGGTTTCCCGGGAAGTGGTTCTGGGAATCGTGAAGACTCCTGATGCACAGGCAGTCATCGTTGATGTCGCCTACGAGAGCCTGACGCACCGCGAGCAGGAGATCCTGCGACTGCTGGCGAAAGGTCAAACGGCCAAGGAAGTAGCGAACAGTCTTAGCATCAGTCCGAAAACCGTGGAAAACCACCGCATCAACATCATGCGCAAACTCGAACTCCAGAGACCCATGGACCTGATTCGCTACGCGGTCAGGATCGGCCTGATCGATGTGGACCAGTGGAAGGATTGA